The Lathyrus oleraceus cultivar Zhongwan6 chromosome 5, CAAS_Psat_ZW6_1.0, whole genome shotgun sequence genome includes the window ATGTTCGTGGACTTGGAGCTATGAGTGAATTCAGCTGTGAAAGGGAAACGTATTGGAAGTTGATGAACGTCGTTTGGAAACCAGCGTTGGAGTGACGGATATTTGTTTAAAGAATCTCCTCGTGAGATTTGAGACCAAGAATTGATGAAATGCCAAAAGGACTTCCCGTCTGATGCAACGTGGTTTATTGTGAAGCCTATGAAGAGACCGTCCAGTAACTCCGTTACTTGGACAGCAAGAATAGGCTGGGAAGTGGCTTCCCAGTTTTTGACGCCGTTGAGAGGGAAGAAAGAGTACACAATGGGAGGTACAAAGTGGTTCTTGGGTTGAAGGATGTCGGAAACGCTAGTCTTTTCTGCTTTGGCGTGGACGAAGAGCGCGCCAACGTTGTTGCAGATGATGTAACATGATGATGAGGTGGTGTTGTTTTCTTCTTCTTTGTGTTGAGTGATTACCAGACGGCCGGCGAGTGGTGGAAAGAAAGAAAGAGTGGTGGAAAGGGTTTGTTTCAAATGATGGATTTGGTTttttgatggatcaattggttggtggAAAAGAAGGCCTTTTTGAATGGCTTCATGTGGGAAATATTGGAGATCCCATGGTGTTAAATGGATTTTCTGAAAGTTAGTTGAGTTTCgattgttgttgttattgttgtcACTTGGTGCTTGGATTATGCTTGTGGAGATCACTCTCACTGAATCATCCATGGTGCTAACTAATCTATCTCTCTTGAAGCAGTTTGGAGAGAGTTTCTTCGTTGCTAACAATGTTATCTAAGTGTGGAGGTGGATGAGGATGAGTGAGGATTATAGAATTTGACACTAATAAATAGAGTTGTCTTGAAATGGAAAAGGGCGAGGGGCCGGGAACAGTTATGCTATCAATGTTATGTTAAGGACACTTTTTTATTGTTATGTTTTTTCTAATAACAGAGAATAATATTATTTACATAGAAATAAAAGCGAACACGCAATTAGGTTCACAACTACCTCTTTTTGGACGGTAAAATcaataattttaaaaataatgttCGTCTTATGAGACATGTCATTGCAAATGCATAAGCCTTTGAATTTTTTATAAAAGATTCATCTTGTTTTCGATGCTATGTAAAAAAAGTCAAATTCATGTTGATTGTTCGAATGAGTTTTCTAATGTTTGGAAACTTTACATGAGGAAACTTTGTGGGTTGTCTAACATATAGTAAACGTTCCAATCATTAGTCCCACAAGTAGGGGTGGTAAAACGGGCTCGACCCATCGGacatgcccgttttgcccgcactttagtgcggggcgggccaaggatttaggtcctcaccctctaatgtgtccgccccgtttttttcgcgggcacatgtatttacataaatttttgtatttttaggcttaaagagttCAATGCCCGCAggctttccccgccccgccctcacttttttgcggggcgggcctaagttttaggcccacatcctcaactatgaccgccccgccccgccccgtttttttgtGGGCTTTTGCGGGACGGGTCTAAAtggggcgggcatgcccgtttgccacccctaccCACAAGTGGGGAAATCTCAATCTAATCTACGCATGCATGTTTTCCCTTATCCATCCGTACACTAGAATATCAGCTAGCCTAATTGTCAATTTTATGTCATGTGGATTGATCAAAATATTCACAAACGCCTCTTTCTTCACAGATACTCCCTCCAACTGAAATATATCAATCATGACATATCTAAGAAATTTATGTCGATATTTAAATCTTGAAAGCTCTCTATGATGAATTGTGTGTGTTCATCAAAGGTATCCAAGCACGCCTTATGACAAACAGGGAAAACCTCGTCAACAAGTAATAAGGGACTCATTAGGCGATATATAAGGATAATATGATACTTTATTGGTGATGTATGCTATCCTAACTTGACAATGGGAATAACTAGGACAAAGTCTCGAGCTTGTGTTTCTTGTAAACAACTAAAAAAGTTTTATGTCACGTGGTCATATGAATCTTTACTTTAATGTCCTGAAAACTTTTACTAAAAAGGGCACTCGTCAAAACATATTGGGCTTTAAGGGGACATTCTCCTTGCTTGTAAAATTGCTAAGGTCAAAATTTGGGATCGTACCACTAAGATCATCCAAAGCTATATTAAAATTTAAGTTCATACCATATATCCTACAGTCTCTCAATATATGATTATGCAACACTCAATATTGATCCCTGGAAGCCACAAAAGTGTATGAGGCAACCTCTATTGTTGAATACAAACTCAATCCCCTAACTATGATAGGTGAAAATGCCCACGTCTATTGAAGATCCACTAATTGCGAACAAGAGCGAATGAATATACGAGGCGGAGAAGATAAATGCTTCCTTCATAAATGCTTCTCTACCCTTAGAAATTTTAAAATAATGTTAGAACCTTCATGACTAACATATATCTAAAATTTAAGAAGTTCTCCAAAGCTTAAATACTTGATAATTTCAAATTTGGATGCTACCTTTTGGGGGGAGAATCTTAAGTCTTATTTTGTATGTCTTACTTAGACTGTTGTTGTCCATCTCTATAAGGTAACTTGTTCCTTTTACATGAAATCTATGTGCTTAAGTTTGCATATGTTACTTCTCAAATACATGATTTTATCCACCTTTTTTATTTCAATAAAGGGGGAGAGTACTCTCAAGAAAAGTAGAGTATACTCTCTACTTAATTAAGGGGGAGTTTAATCACACCAAACACATATTTGCTATTTATTTTACAAACTCCCTAAGAGATGTgttatcatcataaaaaatggggagaATGTGGATCTATGTATTTGCAGGTATAAAGTTGAAAATCCCGCAAAAGATCCATataaagttttgatgatgacaataATGATTAAAGTCGGTGGCAAAAGCTTTCAACCTTGATAATGTTGATCTAATCATAGAAATATCACATGCCTCATAAAAAAAAGGAGACTCAAGATTAAATTTCCTACATGATCAGAAGCAATCTAACAAAGAATCTTGAAGCCTCAAATAAAGTGTGAAAGTTCGTCAGGTCATGTATGTTTGTCTTTTGTCTAAGTGACCCAAGTTTATTAAAAATAAGGAAATAACTCTGAAGTACTAAGAAAACTCATACGCACACACCTTAAAATATCTTTTTCAAATGTTTTTATCTTAAAAAATATGTTTCTAAGCCAAACCAAATGATTAAAATGTTCAAGGAATTTTTGAACTAATCAATTGATTGGTAACTTATGTCAATTGATTGGAAAAACTTTTCAGAGTCAGATAATTGATTGGAGCATTAAGCCAATTTATTGAAGAAGATCTAATCGATTAACGGAGATATTAAGATATCACATTAATGACTTTCAACGGCTTTATACCTAATATATCTTATTTAGGCATGATAATCGTTTAAAAATTAGATGGACAGTCGATTGGAGCTTTATGCCAATCGATTGGCTCATTAACTCAAACCATGGATCATTTCCTTTTTTTGGGTTTTTCtaactcctatataaaggaggtGTGAGTGCAACTTCccgttagatgtattttgtatgatgtcaaaactatgaTATTGTAGCATTTATGTATATTGAACAGTATCCTTTGAGTTTTAATGGGCATCTTAGCATTAAGAAGCATAAAATCATTTTGGAAATGATTTAGAAAATGTTAGAAATGATTCTACTTAGAATCAAAAGTGTTTTTATGCAAGACACAGGCTTATGTGTCGACGCATATGTTGTATGAGTCAACACATGTTGTTAAGTTTTTATGTTTTTAGCTTCTGTTTATGCATGTGTCGACACATGCAAGGTATGAATCGATACATTTTGATGAGTTTTAAAGCATGTAGCGTTTGTTTGATGTGCCAATTGTGGAGGGATTTCAGGTCTACACATAGAAGAAACTTTTCTTCTATGAGTCGAGACATAACCTATAGAGGTCGACACATGCTTCGAatgtgtcgacacatgacttacataggtcgacacatacgatGCATTTGCccaaaaattcatgattttttcaaatattttgcattccttttgcctccaacttgcatacatatatatatacctcatacatgcatcatttgaAAAATATGAAACCAGGAATATACAAAGAgttctcttcatcttcaacctatgtTCTATGCATACACATAAAACAATTACCCATAATCATTTATTGTTTGGGTTCTATCTAGAATCCGAGTCGATAATATCCAAATTTAggttgttgaattgtaaattgggttgagaatCTTTGGGGGTTTCAAATAAAAAAATCAAGCTTGGGTTTTCCTTCAAGATAAATTGGTGATTTGAAGGTTTCGGACAAGATTACGCAAGTTGGATTCGACCGAGTGAAAAATTCGAAGAATGGGGGGTTTGGTCGAATGAGTAAATGTAACTGGAGGATCGTCTTGGTAAATCTTGGATGAAAATAATTCGCAATTTGGATTTGATTGAGTGGAAGCTTTGAAAAGCATggtttcttgcaaaggagtagcgtgagatggtggatcaaattggtattgttgggtgacttcatcaagctcagatcaagggaagagaacaagttaggatcaacatcaaacataTGGTTTGTAGGGTTGGATTTCTACTTTTCTCTTGTAAATAATCTTTTTCAAAGATTGATATCTCAATTTCATTTGGAATTAGGGGAAGACATAACCATCACGAGGACAATTGGTGAAATAtctaaacaaatccttgtgtactctctctctctctctctctctctctctctctctctctctctctctctctctctctctctctctctctctctctctctctctctctctctctctctctctctatatatatatatatatatatatatatatatatatatatatatatatatatatatatatatatatatatatatatatatatatatatatatatatcttatcCCTTTTACTTTTTTTTTGCAAATTGATGAATTCATAGATTGTGCGATCAATACATTTTATTAAACTTCTTTTGATAACATTTTAAAAATAGTTTTGTTGTGTTGATTATAATCCATTAGATTGTAGTTGtgttttcaaatcaaaaaaaCCATAGAAAATTCTAAACGAAATtgattgcacacaaggtgtttGGTAATTTGCCTCAATTAAGTTTTTGTGTATTTTGTCATTGGAAATAGCCTCCACCATTAGCTATATCATTTAAAGGATTATTTTTTAAACATATTGATTTATTTGTTTATCATTATCATCAATTGGTTTTCATATACACATATCAGAGCTTCTCGATAGCGGTTCAATTTAGATGATTTGATCCAGGTCACTTTTGCTAACCGTTATATTTTTTGAAACAATTTTTGAAAAGttttttaacttgggatctattcacctCCCCTCCAAATAAGTTGCCttcgtctaacaagtggtatcaagAGCTCTGGTTAATTCCGTGCTACAATATTCACTTATTAGAAAATGGCTACTGAAActaaaggggcgtacaatagaGCGCCCATCTTTACtggtgaaaattatggctattgcAAAGCTTGTATGCATATCCATATCAACTCGattgataagggtgtatgggacTTCATCACCAATGGTCCTAATCAAACTACAATAACCAAGTGAAGATGTCGTTGTACCAAAACCAGAAGCacaatggaatgataatgataggAAATTATGGTCACGTGATTGGAATtcataaaatattctcatatccacacttggtgttgatgaatattattgTGTTTCCCAATGTGAAACTGCCAAAGCTATGCGGGATGCATTAGAAGTTACCCATGAGAGAACTAATGAAGTCAAACAAGCTAGGATCAATACCTTAACTCAATAGTTTGAACTATTTCGCATGAAtcatggtgaaaccattgcctACATTCAAAAGAGATTCACACATCTCAT containing:
- the LOC127085586 gene encoding uncharacterized acetyltransferase At3g50280, with product MDDSVRVISTSIIQAPSDNNNNNNRNSTNFQKIHLTPWDLQYFPHEAIQKGLLFHQPIDPSKNQIHHLKQTLSTTLSFFPPLAGRLVITQHKEEENNTTSSSCYIICNNVGALFVHAKAEKTSVSDILQPKNHFVPPIVYSFFPLNGVKNWEATSQPILAVQVTELLDGLFIGFTINHVASDGKSFWHFINSWSQISRGDSLNKYPSLQRWFPNDVHQLPIRFPFTAEFTHSSKSTNIAERVFHFTKEKIAELKSKANTETETENVQISSLQAVLSHVLRSVVRCERLDPQQDVLYILVIGVRPRMIPPLEDEYFGNAVLLCGFTMKAWEILECGIGKVALEMNKMISVNSDYEKMKNRYQCWLTNPKLLTSGDFTRCYTLTTSSSPRFDVYGNDFGWGKPVAVRCGGANKRNGKIAVFTGAEEGSIDISMTLPYEILEAMGNDTEFMH